The Silene latifolia isolate original U9 population chromosome X, ASM4854445v1, whole genome shotgun sequence genome contains the following window.
AAGTGATCGCTCAGCCAGGTCCTATTCCTGCAAGTGAGGGTTAGCCAGAGTCTGCTGGGGTGATAGCTGAAGAAGCTGAGAGGGAAGTCATTGACTTGGCCTCCCTTTAATGTTTTTATGAATGCTGAATATTTTTGGTCGACCTAGCCGTGTGTGGCTCAGGTTCTGtaataactttttttttaaaatactTGGTTTGTTGTATTCTGCCCTAGAGGTAGTCCTGTGTTTTGAACACTATCATACCTGCCTAGTTGGAAGGTTTTAGGCCCTTTTTAAATGTCAGATGCCTTGCTCAGGGAGCTATTTTGGCTATTGTGCTTGCTTATTGGGACATAAGGATGTGTCGTATCTACCTAGGGGGCAGATTTAGACTTAGACAACTGTCATGTCCACCCGGGGGAACAGATTCAGATTTATGTGCCCCTTGTTTTTTGCTCAGGGAggtgactacttaaccttgttcatgacgcaaggtgtgttcatcgtAAATTCAAGCCAACAGGAGCGTACCTTaggtaagtttatcgtcattctaggaccactGGAGTGTTGCAGGATGCTGGTTGCTCAGGCGGTCCCTGTACTCCCTTCTTGTTTtacatgcatgctggggccctgactACATCGAGTACTCGGTGTCGGTAGCTACCTTGGGAGTGTTATCCGGGGTAGCTGCATGAGCTCCGAGCTATGGCCGAGCTCCCTTTCGTGTCCACTATCTGCAATGTGAGGGTGCCTGATTCAGAAATTAGGTTGGGTATATTGAAGTGCCGTgtcccttgtcaccccgcgttcaGGAGTGAATGTTGTTTGTACCACCCCTAACGTGCCATGGAGGTAAGAGCTTAGAATCATCTTTGAAAACCAAAGATAAAAATTAAGGAAAAGCCAAGAGGGCTGCGTAGGGTACCTGATGCTGTCTCATGGGGTTCCAGAGTAACATTGAACCCAGGAAGCCACAGAACTTGCGCAACTCAAATAGCAATTGTCTCAAAAACAGGAAAAAGTCTTAACAGAAATAAAGCAAAAATTTGCAAAATGCAGAAATAGTAagaattggtagtatgcctactaccgttttttttttgggtttttcaactAGCTCTGTACACTAAACTCCATGCATTATTAAACGTGATACCTCTTCAGGTAGAGTATGTTACATGATTTGTGTATTATTTGACCTTGTATGGTCATCAATCTATACGCACCATGGCCAACAAATCCTTCCACCTTGTATGGACCTTCCCATTTGTGGGCAAATTTACCAGCTTTGTGGTTCTTTGTGTTTTGGAACACTttacggagaaccaggtctcctacctccaggagcctgattcTTACGTTCTTGTCGTAACTTCTAGCCACTGACTGCTTGTAGGAGGCTAGGCATATCCGAGCACTTGTTCTTAGTTCATCTATTGTGTCCAGGCTCCTGATCATTTCTGTCTGGTTCAATTCCCTCGTCATACATTCATACCTGTGGGTGGGAACCAGAACCTCTAACGGTATCACTACCTCTGCTCCAAGCACCATGCTAAAGGGTGTTTGGCATGTCGCCGTCTTTTTGGGTTGTCCTATCTGACCACAATACCAGGGGTAATTCGTCTGCCCATTTTTCTCCCAACTCCTCAAACCTCTTCCTCAAATTTTCAACAATAATTTTATTACTTGACTCAGCTTGTCCATTGTACTGCGGGTTTCTACGTGCTGATATTTTTAGTGAAATATTCCACCTAGCACAGAATCCTTCATAGCTGTCTGACACGAACTGTGATCGGTtatcacatatgatttctgatgggattcCAAACCTGCAAAGTATGTTTCGTTTGATAAAAGAGATTACCTGCTTATCTTTTACCTCAGTGAGTGCTTCAGCTTCTATCCATTTAGAAATATAGTCTGTC
Protein-coding sequences here:
- the LOC141618704 gene encoding uncharacterized protein LOC141618704 — protein: MVLGAEVVIPLEVLVPTHRYECMTRELNQTEMIRSLDTIDELRTSARICLASYKQSVARSYDKNVRIRLLEVGDLVLRKVFQNTKNHKAGKFAHKWEGPYKVEGFVGHDFFLFLRQLLFELRKFCGFLGSMLLWNPMRQHQVPYAALLAFP